One genomic region from Candidatus Binatia bacterium encodes:
- a CDS encoding nucleotidyltransferase family protein has product MMWFVRGWNMVTPRTTADILQTLTRHESALRALGVQRLALFGSAARGELRESSDLDFVVEFERKSFDAYMDLKAFLEELFGRRVDLVIADAIKPRLRAAILGEAVHAPGL; this is encoded by the coding sequence ATGATGTGGTTCGTGCGCGGGTGGAACATGGTGACACCGAGAACAACCGCAGACATCTTGCAGACTTTGACGCGACATGAGTCGGCGCTGCGAGCATTGGGCGTTCAGCGACTCGCATTGTTCGGCTCGGCGGCGCGGGGCGAGCTCCGCGAGTCCAGCGACCTCGACTTCGTGGTCGAGTTCGAGAGGAAATCATTTGACGCTTACATGGACCTAAAGGCGTTTCTTGAGGAACTCTTCGGCCGCCGGGTGGACTTGGTGATCGCGGATGCGATCAAGCCACGACTGCGGGCAGCCATTTTAGGCGAAGCGGTCCATGCCCCGGGACTTTAG
- a CDS encoding hydrogenase small subunit has translation MVLELGSAHDPETIGQHLVRCGVSRREFLAFCAKLMVAAPFGLALTDKAGASEVAREVARARRPSVIWLHFQDCTGCTETLLRTSTPDLSELILHLISLDYHETLMAAAGKDAEDALHAAMEANAGKYVLVVEGSIPRKDKGIYMKVAGKPALQMLEEVGGQAAAIIAMGSCASWGGIPSADPNPTDAVGVDAIIKNGKPIINIPGCPPNPYTLLGTVLQYATAGTLPALDELKRPKFAYDRNIHDHCPRRPHFDAGRFAQEFGDEGHRQGWCLYKLGCKGPETHAGCSTRHFNEVVDVWPIGIGAPCVGCTEQKIAFRMPMFQTIPIHDAKPPDTYAPITAPQGGISPVATAVAGLIGGALLGAGYMASRKLGPPSDAESGSKPTKE, from the coding sequence ATGGTTCTCGAACTCGGTTCCGCACACGACCCGGAAACCATCGGCCAGCATCTCGTGCGCTGCGGCGTGAGCCGGCGTGAGTTCCTCGCCTTCTGCGCCAAGCTCATGGTGGCTGCCCCTTTCGGCCTGGCGCTCACGGATAAGGCAGGTGCGTCCGAGGTTGCCCGTGAGGTCGCACGAGCGCGGCGACCGTCAGTCATCTGGCTCCACTTTCAGGACTGCACCGGATGCACCGAGACGTTGCTGCGCACCTCCACGCCCGACTTGAGCGAACTCATTTTGCACCTCATCTCGCTCGACTATCACGAGACGCTCATGGCCGCCGCGGGCAAGGACGCTGAGGACGCGCTGCACGCCGCCATGGAGGCGAACGCCGGCAAGTACGTCCTAGTGGTCGAGGGGTCGATCCCGCGCAAGGACAAGGGCATCTACATGAAGGTCGCCGGCAAGCCTGCCCTGCAGATGCTGGAGGAAGTCGGCGGACAGGCGGCCGCGATCATCGCCATGGGGTCGTGCGCCTCCTGGGGTGGCATTCCCTCCGCCGATCCAAACCCGACAGATGCCGTTGGCGTCGACGCGATCATCAAGAACGGCAAGCCCATCATCAACATCCCGGGCTGCCCGCCCAACCCGTACACTCTGCTCGGCACGGTGCTGCAGTACGCCACCGCCGGCACCCTGCCCGCGCTCGATGAACTCAAGCGCCCGAAGTTCGCTTACGACCGCAACATCCATGACCACTGCCCGCGCCGGCCGCACTTCGACGCCGGGCGCTTCGCGCAGGAGTTCGGCGACGAGGGCCACCGCCAGGGCTGGTGTCTCTACAAGCTCGGCTGCAAGGGCCCCGAAACGCACGCCGGCTGTTCGACGCGCCATTTCAACGAAGTCGTCGACGTCTGGCCGATCGGCATCGGCGCCCCCTGTGTCGGCTGCACGGAACAGAAGATCGCGTTCCGCATGCCGATGTTCCAGACCATCCCGATCCACGATGCCAAGCCACCAGACACCTACGCACCCATCACGGCGCCCCAGGGTGGCATCAGCCCGGTGGCAACCGCCGTGGCCGGGCTCATCGGCGGCGCGCTGCTCGGCGCGGGCTACATGGCGTCGCGGAAGCTCGGCCCGCCAAGTGACGCCGAATCCGGATCGAAACCGACAAAGGAGTAG
- a CDS encoding DUF86 domain-containing protein: protein MPRDFRVYLDDICSAADKIRRYTAGLSFDTLRNDERTIDAVVRNLEIIGEAVKQLPAGIRAQHPEVDWERIAGLRNVLIHEYFGIDLEIVWDILQSKLPALEARVREMLEDHGQP from the coding sequence ATGCCCCGGGACTTTAGGGTCTATCTCGACGACATCTGCAGTGCGGCGGACAAGATCCGCCGGTATACGGCCGGGTTGTCATTCGACACGCTGCGGAACGACGAACGCACTATCGACGCGGTCGTACGCAACCTGGAGATCATCGGCGAGGCGGTGAAGCAACTTCCCGCGGGCATTCGGGCGCAGCATCCAGAGGTTGATTGGGAACGGATCGCCGGTCTGCGGAACGTTCTCATCCATGAGTACTTCGGCATCGACCTGGAGATTGTCTGGGACATCCTCCAATCCAAGCTGCCAGCACTGGAAGCGCGCGTGCGGGAGATGCTCGAAGACCACGGACAGCCATAG
- a CDS encoding cobalamin-dependent protein (Presence of a B(12) (cobalamin)-binding domain implies dependence on cobalamin itself, in one of its several forms, or in some unusual lineages, dependence on a cobalamin-like analog.) codes for MNFSGARVKVGNIGAGDLHDIGKKLVIIMLEGSGFQVTDLGTDVSPERFVETAKQTGAQLVGLSALLSTTLPSMEKTVRAIREFDSEVKVIIGGAPVTQAFADSIGADGFGRDATAAVSLERRLVADA; via the coding sequence ATGAATTTTTCCGGGGCCCGGGTCAAGGTGGGAAACATCGGGGCTGGGGACCTGCACGACATCGGCAAGAAGCTGGTAATCATCATGCTGGAGGGCAGCGGCTTTCAGGTCACGGATCTGGGCACCGATGTGTCGCCCGAGCGTTTCGTCGAGACCGCGAAGCAGACCGGTGCGCAGCTGGTCGGGCTCTCCGCGCTACTGTCCACCACGCTGCCGTCCATGGAGAAGACCGTCCGTGCTATCCGCGAATTCGATTCGGAGGTGAAGGTCATCATCGGCGGCGCCCCAGTCACGCAGGCGTTCGCCGACAGCATCGGTGCCGACGGTTTCGGCCGCGACGCCACGGCAGCCGTCTCGTTAGAGCGCCGGCTGGTCGCGGACGCCTGA
- a CDS encoding phosphoserine transaminase, with translation MKPERKPRRPHFSSGPCAKRPGWTLDALRDAAVGRSHRTKIGKERLKAVIDRSKAILGMPADYRLGIVAGSDTGAVEMALWSLLGARGVDLLAWESFGAGWVTDVTKQLKLDARTFTADYGELPDLSKVDFTRDVVFTWNGTTSGVRVPDGAWIKADRAGLTICDATSAVFAMKLPWDKLDVVTWSWQKVLGGEAAHGMIALSPSAVARLQSYTPTWPLPKIFRLTKKGKLDEEVFQGSTINTPSMLCVEDALDGLAWAEKGGGLDFLVKRSEANLATVASWVERTPWVEFLARDPRTRSCTSICLKVVDPWFEKLDAEARAAAIKKMVGLLEKEGVAYDVAGYRDAPPGLRIWGGATVDNDDIATLLPWVDWAFTEVRG, from the coding sequence ATGAAGCCAGAACGAAAACCCCGTCGACCTCATTTCTCTTCCGGCCCCTGCGCCAAGCGGCCGGGCTGGACCCTGGACGCGCTTCGTGATGCTGCCGTCGGACGCTCCCACCGCACCAAGATCGGCAAGGAACGGCTCAAGGCGGTGATCGATCGCAGCAAGGCCATCCTGGGCATGCCTGCCGATTACCGGCTCGGCATCGTCGCCGGCTCCGACACCGGCGCGGTGGAGATGGCCCTCTGGTCTCTGCTGGGCGCACGCGGTGTCGACCTGCTTGCTTGGGAGAGTTTCGGCGCGGGCTGGGTGACGGACGTGACCAAACAGCTGAAGCTCGATGCGCGCACGTTTACCGCCGACTACGGCGAACTCCCGGACCTGTCCAAGGTCGACTTCACGCGCGACGTGGTCTTCACCTGGAACGGCACCACGTCGGGGGTGCGCGTACCGGACGGCGCCTGGATCAAGGCGGACCGAGCGGGACTGACGATCTGCGACGCCACCTCGGCGGTCTTCGCCATGAAGCTGCCCTGGGACAAACTCGACGTGGTCACGTGGTCCTGGCAGAAAGTTCTCGGGGGGGAAGCGGCTCACGGCATGATCGCGTTGTCCCCAAGCGCGGTGGCGCGGTTGCAGAGCTACACGCCAACCTGGCCCCTGCCCAAGATCTTCCGTCTGACAAAAAAGGGAAAGCTCGACGAGGAAGTCTTCCAGGGCTCGACCATCAACACCCCGTCGATGCTCTGCGTCGAAGATGCCCTCGACGGGCTGGCCTGGGCGGAGAAGGGGGGCGGCCTCGACTTCCTGGTCAAGCGATCGGAGGCCAATCTCGCCACCGTTGCTTCCTGGGTCGAGCGGACGCCCTGGGTCGAGTTCCTGGCGCGCGACCCGCGCACGCGCTCCTGTACCTCAATCTGCCTGAAGGTCGTCGATCCGTGGTTCGAGAAATTGGACGCGGAGGCGCGAGCGGCAGCGATCAAGAAAATGGTCGGCCTGTTGGAGAAGGAAGGGGTAGCCTACGACGTCGCAGGCTACCGCGACGCCCCTCCGGGGCTGCGAATCTGGGGCGGCGCCACGGTGGACAACGACGACATCGCTACGCTGCTGCCCTGGGTTGATTGGGCCTTCACCGAGGTCCGAGGCTGA
- the hybA gene encoding hydrogenase 2 operon protein HybA, with protein MGISRRAALKAMVAATATAAATLKARPAKATAVVAPPNAVGMLYDATRCIGCKACMVACNAANDLPPDTARSGGLWQMPLDLNQRTKNIIKLYRDSETGAYSFIKRQCMHCLDPACAAACMLGALQKREYGIVTYDPNLCVGCRYCQMGCPFNIVKFEWDKALPKIVKCELCNHRIAKGKIPACCEVCPTGAVIYGKRADLIEEAHRRLDQNPGRYVPKVYGEHDAGGTQVLYLAHVDFGKLGLPILSDESIPQRVRSIQHTVYKGFVAPVALYALLAAVILRNRKKAGGAGTEEEHP; from the coding sequence ATGGGCATTTCCAGACGCGCGGCCCTCAAAGCCATGGTCGCCGCCACCGCGACGGCGGCGGCGACGCTCAAGGCGCGCCCGGCGAAGGCGACAGCGGTCGTGGCCCCACCCAATGCCGTGGGCATGCTCTATGACGCCACGCGCTGCATCGGCTGCAAGGCGTGCATGGTGGCGTGCAACGCGGCCAACGACCTTCCCCCCGATACCGCGCGATCCGGCGGCCTATGGCAGATGCCACTCGACCTCAATCAGCGGACGAAAAACATCATCAAGCTGTATCGGGATTCCGAAACCGGCGCCTACTCGTTTATCAAAAGGCAGTGCATGCACTGCCTCGATCCGGCGTGCGCGGCGGCGTGCATGCTTGGCGCGCTGCAGAAGCGTGAGTACGGCATCGTCACCTATGATCCCAATCTCTGCGTCGGCTGCCGCTACTGCCAGATGGGCTGCCCGTTCAACATAGTGAAATTCGAGTGGGACAAGGCCTTGCCGAAAATCGTCAAGTGCGAGCTGTGCAATCACCGCATCGCCAAGGGCAAGATCCCGGCGTGCTGTGAGGTATGTCCGACCGGCGCGGTCATCTACGGCAAGCGCGCCGATCTCATCGAGGAGGCACACCGCCGGCTCGACCAGAACCCCGGCCGCTACGTGCCGAAGGTCTACGGCGAGCACGACGCAGGCGGCACGCAAGTGCTGTATCTCGCGCACGTGGACTTCGGGAAGCTCGGCCTGCCGATTTTAAGCGACGAATCCATCCCGCAGAGGGTGCGATCGATACAGCACACGGTCTACAAAGGTTTCGTGGCACCCGTGGCCCTCTATGCCCTCTTGGCTGCGGTGATATTGCGGAACCGCAAGAAGGCCGGCGGGGCTGGCACCGAGGAGGAACACCCATGA
- a CDS encoding DUF4160 domain-containing protein: MPELSRFLGIVITMFYREHGPPHFHASYGDFDIEVSIRDGVVAGQFPKRALRLVLEWYDLHKDELLENWDLAAQRKPLRRIPPLE, encoded by the coding sequence GTGCCTGAACTCAGCCGCTTTCTGGGGATCGTGATCACCATGTTCTACCGGGAACACGGGCCGCCGCATTTTCACGCCTCGTACGGTGATTTCGATATCGAGGTGTCGATCCGTGACGGTGTGGTCGCGGGGCAGTTCCCGAAGCGTGCCCTCAGGCTCGTCTTGGAATGGTACGATCTGCACAAGGACGAACTTCTCGAGAACTGGGATCTGGCAGCGCAACGAAAGCCGCTTAGGCGGATTCCACCATTGGAGTAG
- a CDS encoding carboxyl transferase domain-containing protein, with the protein MTTRKTRPHDWTELLDELDARLAKAREMGGPEKLAKQRAGGRFDARQRIFELCDPGSFREIGALVGSLPRAALPPAAADALVGGIATIDGRPVVIGSEDFTVQGGSIGIGTHAKRVRLAELALRDRVPLVMFLEGAGERMTNALERYPHAPNDLQILAELSGKVPTVAVVMGASAGHGVLTALLMDFVVMVQGAAMFSAGPPLVEAAIGEKVSKEDLGGARMHVADSGVAHNLAENEAEAFALVRKYLAYFPLNAWQRPATVPRTDENGERRLDGILELVPRNPSRPYDMRRLLEMLVDTGSLFEVQPLYGASMVTALARLGGQPVGIVANQPMVLAGAVTRQAADKAAHFLDLADAFHLPVIFLADNPGIMAGTQAEREGTLRSAARMYAAQAGLRVSKLHVTLRKAFGFGSSLMAMNPFDRQSITLAFPGISLGGMPAAGGGTAAKVSDDTLAQLEAAESAGAWKAADNLSYDAVIDPRDLRNALLAGLRLSAGRVTEPPTPARHTGVRP; encoded by the coding sequence ATGACCACGCGAAAGACACGCCCCCACGACTGGACGGAACTGCTCGATGAACTCGACGCACGCCTGGCCAAGGCTCGGGAGATGGGAGGGCCAGAGAAGCTTGCGAAGCAGCGGGCAGGCGGGCGCTTCGATGCGCGCCAGCGCATCTTCGAACTATGTGATCCAGGAAGCTTCCGCGAGATCGGTGCCCTGGTAGGTTCCCTGCCCCGTGCTGCTTTGCCGCCGGCTGCAGCCGACGCCCTCGTCGGTGGCATTGCGACCATCGACGGCCGGCCGGTGGTGATCGGCTCCGAGGACTTTACGGTCCAGGGCGGTTCCATCGGCATCGGAACCCACGCTAAGCGCGTGCGTCTTGCCGAACTCGCGCTCCGGGATCGCGTGCCGTTGGTTATGTTCCTCGAGGGCGCGGGCGAGCGCATGACAAATGCGCTCGAACGCTACCCACACGCACCCAACGATTTGCAGATTCTAGCGGAGCTCTCGGGCAAGGTCCCCACCGTTGCGGTGGTCATGGGGGCATCGGCCGGACACGGCGTGCTCACCGCCCTGCTCATGGATTTCGTTGTGATGGTGCAGGGGGCCGCGATGTTTTCGGCCGGGCCGCCGCTGGTCGAAGCCGCCATCGGCGAGAAGGTGTCGAAAGAAGATCTCGGCGGCGCACGCATGCACGTAGCCGACAGCGGCGTTGCGCACAACCTTGCCGAGAACGAGGCGGAGGCCTTTGCCCTAGTGCGCAAGTACCTGGCCTACTTTCCGCTCAACGCCTGGCAAAGACCGGCCACAGTTCCGCGCACTGACGAGAACGGCGAGCGCCGGCTTGACGGTATTCTCGAACTGGTCCCGCGCAATCCGAGCCGGCCTTACGATATGCGGCGTCTCCTCGAAATGTTGGTCGACACCGGCAGCCTCTTCGAGGTGCAGCCGCTCTACGGCGCCTCCATGGTAACCGCACTGGCACGGCTCGGGGGACAACCCGTGGGCATCGTGGCCAATCAGCCGATGGTGCTGGCGGGCGCGGTAACCCGACAAGCGGCAGACAAAGCAGCGCATTTCCTCGACCTCGCCGATGCGTTCCATCTTCCCGTCATCTTTCTTGCCGACAATCCGGGCATCATGGCGGGGACACAGGCGGAGCGTGAGGGGACGCTGCGTAGCGCCGCCCGCATGTACGCCGCTCAGGCGGGCTTGCGAGTGTCCAAGCTGCACGTGACGCTACGCAAGGCGTTCGGCTTCGGCAGTTCACTCATGGCGATGAACCCGTTTGACCGGCAGAGCATCACGCTGGCGTTCCCTGGCATTTCGCTAGGTGGCATGCCGGCAGCAGGCGGTGGAACCGCGGCCAAGGTTAGCGATGACACGCTGGCGCAGCTCGAAGCTGCTGAGAGCGCCGGGGCGTGGAAGGCGGCGGACAACCTCAGCTACGACGCGGTGATCGACCCGCGTGATCTGCGCAACGCCCTCTTGGCCGGCTTGCGCCTCAGCGCGGGACGTGTCACCGAGCCACCTACGCCGGCCCGGCACACAGGCGTGCGTCCCTAA
- a CDS encoding DUF2442 domain-containing protein: MVRVIEARHVRDYVVWLRFSDGIEGEVDLRDELYGEVFAPLKDPALFRSFAVHPEWHTIAWPNGADFAPEFLHETVKARLTSGSTPTAAAAAP; the protein is encoded by the coding sequence ATGGTGAGAGTGATTGAGGCTCGGCACGTCAGGGATTACGTAGTCTGGCTACGGTTCAGCGATGGTATCGAGGGCGAAGTGGACCTCCGCGACGAACTGTACGGTGAGGTCTTCGCACCGCTGAAGGACCCGGCACTCTTCCGCTCGTTCGCTGTCCACCCCGAGTGGCACACCATCGCGTGGCCGAATGGTGCCGACTTCGCACCGGAGTTCCTGCACGAAACCGTGAAGGCACGGCTAACAAGCGGCTCCACTCCGACCGCGGCCGCCGCTGCTCCCTAG
- a CDS encoding LLM class flavin-dependent oxidoreductase has translation MKIGMNLPVMVPGLDRATILEWARRVDAGPYSSLAAGERITFPNPDLMVTMGAAAAVTERVRLALTVVVLPMHSAVFTAKQVATLDVVSGGRVTLGLGIGARVEDYRAVGAPFDGKRMTRMEEQIALMRRVWAGENVVEGALRPVEPLPVQPGGPELLAGALAPQSICRSAKWADGICGFSFGPSADEVSFAYETARRAWREAERKTPPRLVMSFWYALGNRAREQLDLYLQRYLGFLGDDVAKALAPTVRTTSATALREAARMLADLGTDELLLVPTTADPDEVNRVADVLG, from the coding sequence ATGAAGATCGGAATGAACTTGCCGGTGATGGTGCCGGGACTGGACCGGGCCACGATTCTGGAATGGGCGCGGCGGGTGGATGCGGGACCGTATTCGAGCCTGGCAGCAGGGGAGCGCATCACCTTTCCGAACCCGGATCTGATGGTCACCATGGGCGCTGCCGCCGCCGTCACTGAACGCGTCCGTCTCGCGCTCACGGTGGTTGTCCTGCCGATGCACAGTGCGGTGTTCACCGCCAAGCAGGTGGCAACGCTCGATGTCGTCTCGGGCGGACGCGTCACCCTCGGTCTGGGGATCGGAGCCAGGGTGGAAGATTACCGCGCCGTGGGCGCACCCTTCGACGGCAAGCGGATGACGCGCATGGAAGAGCAAATCGCGCTCATGCGTCGCGTCTGGGCCGGCGAAAACGTGGTGGAAGGCGCTCTCCGTCCGGTCGAGCCACTGCCCGTGCAGCCGGGTGGTCCGGAGTTGCTGGCGGGGGCGCTGGCGCCACAATCCATTTGCCGCTCCGCCAAGTGGGCCGACGGCATCTGTGGGTTCAGCTTCGGTCCGTCGGCAGACGAGGTCAGTTTTGCCTACGAGACCGCCCGCCGTGCCTGGCGCGAGGCGGAACGGAAGACTCCGCCGCGTCTGGTCATGAGTTTCTGGTACGCGCTCGGGAATCGCGCTCGTGAACAACTCGATCTGTACCTGCAGCGCTACCTCGGCTTCCTGGGCGACGATGTGGCGAAGGCGCTGGCCCCGACGGTCAGGACGACCTCGGCCACGGCGCTACGCGAGGCGGCGCGGATGCTCGCCGACCTCGGAACGGACGAACTCCTTCTCGTGCCCACCACCGCCGACCCCGACGAGGTGAACCGGGTGGCGGATGTCTTGGGCTGA
- a CDS encoding CaiB/BaiF CoA-transferase family protein: MGPLEGIKIIEIAGIGPGPFAAMMLADMGAEVLRVERPGGSTVAHFWPNPATDLLSRGRRCICIDLKHPDGVTLVLDLVQRADALFEGFRPGVMERLGLGPMICLERNPRLVYGRMTGWGQDGPLAHAAGHDINYIALAGALEPIGRRGQPPTPPLNLVGDFGGGGLVLAFGMVCALLECKRSGRGQVVDASIVDGAAALMTVFHGVYQAGFPNTERGTSMLDSGSHFYEAYETADGKYVSIGSFEPQFYAELIRRLSLEGEDLPGQMDQASWPELKNRFAKIFKSKTRQEWCDLLEGTDVCFAPVLSVAEAPHHPHNKARGTFVEVAGVLQPRPAPRFSRTPSEIQRPPARPGEHTEEALRDWGVSAEKITALKNTGAIV, encoded by the coding sequence ATGGGACCGCTCGAAGGTATCAAGATTATCGAGATCGCCGGCATTGGCCCAGGCCCGTTTGCGGCCATGATGCTTGCCGATATGGGCGCCGAGGTGCTGCGCGTCGAACGCCCAGGCGGCAGCACAGTCGCGCACTTCTGGCCCAACCCGGCGACGGACCTGCTCAGCCGCGGACGCCGGTGCATTTGCATCGACCTGAAACACCCCGACGGTGTGACGCTGGTGCTCGACTTGGTGCAGCGAGCAGACGCCCTGTTCGAGGGGTTTCGCCCCGGCGTCATGGAGCGCTTGGGACTGGGTCCAATGATCTGCCTCGAGCGCAACCCCCGGCTGGTCTACGGTCGCATGACCGGTTGGGGACAAGACGGGCCGCTGGCCCATGCCGCAGGACACGACATCAACTACATCGCACTGGCGGGGGCGCTTGAGCCGATCGGCCGGCGCGGGCAGCCACCCACGCCTCCCCTGAACCTCGTCGGGGACTTCGGCGGTGGCGGACTTGTGCTGGCGTTCGGGATGGTGTGCGCGCTGCTCGAATGCAAGCGTTCGGGCCGTGGTCAGGTCGTCGACGCCTCGATCGTCGATGGCGCCGCCGCACTCATGACCGTCTTCCACGGCGTGTACCAGGCCGGCTTCCCGAATACGGAGCGCGGCACGAGCATGCTCGATTCTGGATCCCACTTTTACGAAGCGTACGAGACGGCGGACGGCAAGTACGTCTCCATCGGTTCCTTCGAGCCGCAGTTCTACGCCGAGCTGATCCGTCGCCTCAGCCTCGAAGGGGAAGACCTACCCGGCCAAATGGATCAGGCAAGCTGGCCGGAGCTGAAGAACCGCTTCGCGAAGATCTTCAAATCAAAAACGCGGCAGGAGTGGTGTGATCTCCTCGAGGGAACGGATGTCTGTTTCGCGCCCGTGCTCTCGGTTGCCGAGGCCCCCCACCATCCGCACAACAAGGCACGGGGGACCTTCGTCGAAGTAGCGGGCGTGCTGCAACCCCGTCCGGCTCCTCGCTTCAGCCGGACGCCATCCGAGATCCAACGTCCGCCCGCACGCCCAGGAGAGCACACGGAGGAGGCCTTACGCGACTGGGGCGTTTCAGCCGAGAAGATCACGGCCCTCAAAAACACCGGAGCGATCGTCTAA
- a CDS encoding small multi-drug export protein, whose protein sequence is MDLVSLLAVFGLGTVELWAAIPAGLVLQIHPVTTGAVAALGAILGILAMGFMGGRVRLWLLRRSGGDSGGRHGRIARFWVRYGVIGLGLLSPLLVGAPLGTAVGMSLGAPTGRLVFWMSLGAVLCSLVLTSAATLGLMGLESLIR, encoded by the coding sequence ATGGACCTTGTCAGTCTGCTGGCCGTGTTTGGGTTGGGAACGGTCGAGCTGTGGGCCGCCATCCCGGCGGGTCTGGTGCTGCAGATCCATCCTGTCACCACCGGCGCCGTGGCCGCTCTTGGGGCGATCCTCGGCATCCTGGCCATGGGCTTCATGGGTGGACGCGTACGGCTCTGGCTGTTGCGTCGCAGCGGTGGAGACAGCGGAGGGCGCCACGGGCGTATTGCCCGCTTCTGGGTGCGCTATGGCGTGATTGGATTGGGTCTATTGAGCCCGTTGCTTGTCGGTGCGCCGCTCGGCACCGCGGTGGGAATGAGCTTGGGCGCGCCCACCGGCCGGCTAGTGTTCTGGATGAGTCTCGGTGCGGTTCTCTGCAGCCTGGTTTTGACGTCGGCTGCTACGCTCGGGCTGATGGGGCTCGAGTCGTTGATCCGTTAA
- a CDS encoding type IV pilus twitching motility protein PilT produces the protein METGMTDLAELLRAAVAQEASDIVLKDGRPPMFRIKGDLAPWTGIPGLAADELDELASTLLRDDSQRMRFATERHADLAFDEPGLGRFRVNVFRQRGTVGIVFRVIPSQVRQVAQLNLPPIVEQLTNERRGLILVTGPTGSGKSTTLAAMIEHINQTSARHIITIEDPIEYVHRERRSLISQREIGEDVNDFPSAVQAALRQNPDVIMVGEMRDLKTMETALMAAETGHLVLSTLHTSDAPETVIRLISAFPEEQREQVRIVLASVLRGVVSQRLLRQADGSGMVPAVEVMVGTLRLREHIEKQRIRDLPELIAQGQSYGMQTFDQSLMALFRSGRITYEEALAQCRAPADFELQARGIDSSRNPLSSFEVRGATSDRRAQL, from the coding sequence ATGGAGACAGGGATGACCGACCTTGCGGAGCTGCTGCGTGCGGCGGTGGCGCAGGAAGCATCCGACATCGTGCTGAAAGATGGCCGGCCGCCGATGTTTCGGATCAAGGGCGACCTCGCGCCCTGGACAGGAATCCCGGGGTTGGCGGCCGACGAACTGGACGAACTGGCCAGCACCCTTCTGCGTGACGATTCGCAGCGGATGCGTTTCGCCACCGAACGGCACGCTGATCTCGCATTCGATGAGCCCGGACTGGGCCGTTTCCGAGTGAACGTGTTTCGTCAACGGGGTACGGTTGGCATCGTCTTTCGCGTGATTCCTTCACAAGTGCGCCAGGTCGCTCAGCTCAACCTTCCGCCAATTGTCGAGCAGCTCACCAACGAGCGTCGCGGCTTGATTCTGGTCACCGGGCCCACGGGCAGCGGCAAGAGCACGACACTGGCCGCCATGATCGAGCACATCAACCAAACCAGCGCGCGGCACATCATCACGATCGAAGATCCGATTGAATATGTCCACCGTGAGCGCCGCTCTCTCATCAGCCAGCGAGAGATCGGCGAGGACGTCAATGACTTTCCTTCCGCGGTGCAGGCAGCGTTGCGTCAGAACCCGGATGTCATCATGGTCGGTGAGATGCGCGACCTGAAGACTATGGAGACAGCGTTGATGGCCGCCGAGACGGGGCATTTGGTCCTGAGCACCCTGCACACCAGCGATGCGCCCGAGACGGTGATTCGCCTGATCTCCGCCTTTCCCGAGGAGCAGCGGGAACAGGTCCGAATCGTACTAGCCAGTGTGCTGCGCGGGGTGGTGAGCCAGCGGTTGCTGCGCCAAGCAGACGGCTCCGGCATGGTGCCGGCGGTGGAGGTCATGGTCGGCACGCTGCGCCTGCGCGAACATATCGAGAAGCAGCGCATCCGTGACCTGCCGGAATTGATCGCGCAGGGGCAGAGCTACGGAATGCAGACCTTCGACCAGTCCTTGATGGCGCTCTTTCGCTCCGGCCGCATCACATACGAAGAAGCCCTGGCGCAATGCCGTGCTCCGGCGGATTTCGAGCTCCAGGCGCGCGGTATTGATTCGAGCCGCAATCCCCTGTCGAGCTTCGAGGTTCGCGGCGCCACCAGCGACCGCCGCGCACAGCTGTAG